The genomic window CTAGGTGGGCTGGCCGGCCAGGGCCACCAGGGACGGCGCGAGCGCCCGCAGCGCCCGCCCGCGGTGGGAGATGGCGTCCTTGCGCTCGGGGCCGAGCTCGGCGGTGGTGAGGCCGCCGGACTCGTCCGCGACGAAGACCGGGTCGTAGCCGAAGCCCCCGGCGCCGCGCCGCTCGCGGACGAGGTGTCCGCGCACGATGCCCTCCTCCACCACGCTCGAGCCGTCGGGGCGCACGAGGACGACCGCGGCGGTGAAGTGGGCGCCCAGCCGGTCGTCCGGCACCTCGGCGACCTGGGCCAGCAGCAGGTCCAGGTTGGCGTCGTCCGCGCCGTGGCGGCCGGACCAGCGCGCCGAGAAGATGCCCGGCATCCCGCCCAGCACGTCGACGCAGATGCCGCTGTCGTCCGCGATCGCGGGGAGGCCCGTCGCCTGCACGGCAGCACGGGCCTTCAGCAGCGCGTTCTCCGTGAAGGTCAGGCCGTCCTCGACGACCTCGGGCACGTCGTAGCCGTCGAGCCCGACGACCTCGACGCCCGTGGCCTCCGTAGCGGCGAGGATCCGGCGCACCTCCTCGACCTTGTGCGCGTTGCGCGTCGAGAGCAGGACCCGCGTCATGCCAGCGCCGCCTTCTGCAGCTCGGCCAGCTCGAGGTTGCCCACGGCGGCGAGGTCGAGCAGCGCGTCGAGCTCGGCCTTGCTGAACGGCGCGCCCTCCGCAGTGCCCTGCACCTCGACGAAGAGCCCGCTGCCGGTCATGACGACGTTCATGTCGGTGCCGGCCTTGACGTCCTCGTCGTAGCAGAGGTCCAGCCGGGCCTCGCCGTCGATCACGCCCACGCTCACCGCGCTCACGCTGTCCTTGAGCGGCTCGCCGTGGAGGGCCTTGCGACCGCGCAGGCAGGTGACCGCGTCGGCCAGGGCGACGTACGCGCCGGTGATCGCTGCGGTGCGCGTGCCGCCGTCGGCCTGCAGCACGTCGCAGTCGAGCACGATGGTGTTCTCCCCCAGCGCCTTCTCGTCCACGACCGCGCGGATGCTGCGGCCGATGAGGCGGGAGATCTCGTGCGTGCGGCCGCCGATCTTGCCCTTGACGGACTCGCGGTCGCTGCGGGTGTTGGTCGCCCGGGGGAGCATGGCGTACTCCGCCGTGACCCAGCCGAGCCCGCTGCCCTTGCGCCAGCGCGGGACGCCCTCCGTGACGCTCGCGTTGCAGAGCACGCGGGTGCGGCCGAACTCCACGAGCACGCTGCCCTCGGCGTGCTCCGTCCAGCCGCGGGTGAACGTGACGGGGCGGAGGTCGGACGCGGTGCGTCCGTCAGGGCGTGCCATGCGCCCGAGCCTATCCGGCGGTCTCGACCACGAGTCCGCTGCGGGCCAGCACGACCTGGCCGCCGAACGCCGCCTCCGCCTGCTCGAGCTGCTGCTCGGGCTCGACCCAGGTGGGGATGTGCGTCAGGACCAGGCCCCGCACGCCGGCCTCCCGTGCCAGCGCGCCGGCCTCGGCGCCGCTGAGGTGGACCCCCGAGCCGTCAGCCGGTGCGGCCGCCTCCGCGAGCAGGAGGTCCGCCCCCTGCGCGAGCGCGAGGACCTCGTCCGAGACCGCGGTGTCGCCGGTGTAGACCAGCGTCGTCCCAGCGTGCTCCAGCCGGATCGCGTACGACTCCCCCGGGTGGTGCGCGCGTGCCGTGCGCACGACCACCTCGCCGACGTCGCGGAAGGGACCGAAGGCGAAGGAGGACAAGGGTTCCTGGCGCTCCACGGCGTACGCGCGCTCCAGGCGGTCCTGCGTGCCCGAGGGGCCGAGCACCGGGAGCGGCGCGGATCGGCCGGCGCCGCCGTAGCGCTGGGCGACGTGCCACGCGCAGAGGTCGAGGCAGTGGTCGGGGTGCAGGTGGCTCAGCAGGACCGCATCGACGGCGCGCAGGTCCACGAGCCCCTGCAGCGGCGCCAGGGCAC from Motilibacter rhizosphaerae includes these protein-coding regions:
- the rdgB gene encoding RdgB/HAM1 family non-canonical purine NTP pyrophosphatase; translated protein: MTRVLLSTRNAHKVEEVRRILAATEATGVEVVGLDGYDVPEVVEDGLTFTENALLKARAAVQATGLPAIADDSGICVDVLGGMPGIFSARWSGRHGADDANLDLLLAQVAEVPDDRLGAHFTAAVVLVRPDGSSVVEEGIVRGHLVRERRGAGGFGYDPVFVADESGGLTTAELGPERKDAISHRGRALRALAPSLVALAGQPT
- the rph gene encoding ribonuclease PH produces the protein MARPDGRTASDLRPVTFTRGWTEHAEGSVLVEFGRTRVLCNASVTEGVPRWRKGSGLGWVTAEYAMLPRATNTRSDRESVKGKIGGRTHEISRLIGRSIRAVVDEKALGENTIVLDCDVLQADGGTRTAAITGAYVALADAVTCLRGRKALHGEPLKDSVSAVSVGVIDGEARLDLCYDEDVKAGTDMNVVMTGSGLFVEVQGTAEGAPFSKAELDALLDLAAVGNLELAELQKAALA
- a CDS encoding MBL fold metallo-hydrolase — its product is MELAVAGCSGSGPGRDGAASCYLVRAGATTLVLDCGPGALAPLQGLVDLRAVDAVLLSHLHPDHCLDLCAWHVAQRYGGAGRSAPLPVLGPSGTQDRLERAYAVERQEPLSSFAFGPFRDVGEVVVRTARAHHPGESYAIRLEHAGTTLVYTGDTAVSDEVLALAQGADLLLAEAAAPADGSGVHLSGAEAGALAREAGVRGLVLTHIPTWVEPEQQLEQAEAAFGGQVVLARSGLVVETAG